From Amyelois transitella isolate CPQ chromosome 9, ilAmyTran1.1, whole genome shotgun sequence:
ATCTAAATACAGTACAGTATGTTTAAAAGTgcattgaatattttatgtataataacaatcTTCATCcgttatattaataatattaactataccaccaataaaattatttttaataattttaaattcatttagaAACATAGCTActgacaaaaaaatttactttgtccttaaaaataatgaaagggtTGTATGTCAAACAGTATGGTAATCTAATATGACTTTGGTATTTCAATCTTGTTAGGAAACACTGCACTTGTATGGGTGCCTAATGCGAGATCCTCTTTGTAACCAATGTAGGCCTGCTTTGACTAggcttttataattatgtttacagaaaattatcagttttttattgtgaatGATATGAAATACTAAGCGGTCTCTCTTAAAATCCAGCAAAGTATTTTtcattgaattattaatttagattttggTGTGAATAGTACAAatactaataattttaaatttattgttttctggTATTTATTCCCTTTTTGAAGAGGTACCTTCGATGTACAAAAACTCCACTCAACTGCATTgactcaaaataaaattaattaaaactaaaatgttaTGGTTGTTTAGTTGTTATTACTTAACTATATAAAACATTGGAAAGTGAAAGTTTACTCAAATCAATTTTATGCTGTCAATGCGACAGTAGTTTTTAGAGGAACATTAATGCTATGcaattttaatcgatttttttatggTCCTTTTGATTGCAAGAGAAATTACTTTCATTCAtacaacttaataataaagatttttctataTAAAGAAAATCCTTGACAAGAAATGTggttcaaatatattttattgtatgagaattgtattttgtatgacaattttatttaccttttattcaaaatatttagttcTCAATAGAGTACttcaagattaaaataaaggatcttctaaataatttcatagaaAAGGAGGACttagataaattttaaaatttatcgcCAGTTGCTAACAAATAAGAATTTCTTAGCTATGAAACAATATAGTAAGATCTAAGAGTTAAATAACAAGAATCTAACATAACATAAAGGTATATGCatgttttatatctttaaatttgGGTTGCATTGCACAATAGAAcactaatttaatttagtacaTCTAGATGCTAGATCACAGTGACATGCTAGATGTATTGATGTGAACACAGTGTATATGCACACTCTCACCTATAGACACTTAATTGGCTGTAATCCAATTCGACGTACATCTGGCACAGTGCCAGATATTGGGTGCTTGCCCTGTTCATCAAACTTGtcgatttgtatgtttttctaattaaaataatatctacatGTGTAATCTaatcttcttttgtttcatgCTATTTCCTTTGTGTAACTGTTGTCTATTTTGTGATATTATAGTTTTAGTATTTAAAGAATGTTTCATGATGTGAGCCTAAACTCTAAGACCCTGTCTGCCCCACAAGGGAGCTTTACAATGTCATAGTATgtcttatgtatttatttatgtcaaatctAGTTGTTATAAGAAATAACTTTTAGTGTTTGATCCCAAGCAATGCTCTTTCTCACATTTGCATAAAACTACATTATGTTAATGCAGACATGTCAGTATGCgtgtaagtttaaatttttggtAAAAGTTCAATGCACTGAAACAAATGATTCCGTTCTAACTAACTTGAGTGGACAGATAGTGAAAAAATAGCATGGAGCAGTTCTTTGAACTCGATCCACTGGTTTCATCACCGCTGGCAATCATCCGACAACAAGAGAGCCATGCTCACACATTGCATTGTTCGCATTGTGCAGAAGTCACCCAGCCCGCTGCCAGGAATTAACCAATGTGTTACAGCCACTCTAAAACTGTCTTGATATAAAGCTAATGTATATACGAAGCAAAGAACTGTAGTGACTATTATTGGCCACCAGACAGGAAATCTTTTGTGCTATAAATCTCAACGCACTCAATTAATTACACTTGCATTCATTGCACAATAGTTGCCAATGTTATCCCGCcactaagtttatttttggaCCGTACTTTAATTAGTAATAGAAATACAAAACTAACGCAGAGTCCTTGTGTTTTGATTTCAGGAAGTTGGCAGTATTATCGGGAAAAAGGGAGAAATTGTCAAAAGATTTAGAGAAGAggtgaatatattttattataaatctaaacTTAGGTCTCAGAACGTCAAAACTATTCTGTATCTTATCTATCAAGCAAGGTGTACTTATGTATGCAAGCATCAATTTGCcattattctttaaaataaatatacagtcCTATACTAGTACTGTTGTGtaaatctttgaaataataattttgagtcAATAACATAGTTAAATAATCATAAAGgagtgtttaaaatttaattctgttTTCAGTCTGGAGCCAAAATCAACATATCTGATGGATCATGTCCAGAACGTATTGTTACTGTCACTGGAAACACAAACGCCATTTTCAAAGCATTCACACTTATATGCAAGAAATTTGAAGAGGTTGGTTCTGTgcctttttaaacaattattacaGTACAAACAGGATTAAGTATTTACCTTTGATAGACTTTGGCCTGAAAGAAATAACAGGAAGATATTTTTGAAGAAAGGCTTTTTTGTGACATGACAAACagatgagaaaataatttttttggtaaacCTTTtcccaattttgaaatttgaacaCTGTAACAGGCTAAAAAGAgtattatgaatttaaatttcaaaaatgttttaaaactacaattatgaacattacattacatggTCATTCATAGTAATTCACgcgaaatttaatataaaataacatgtctttatttatattccagTGGTGCTCACAGTTCAACGAGGGTGGCGGCGGCGGGTCGCGTGCGCCGATCACGCTGCGTCTCATCGTGCCCGCGTCGCAGTGCGGCTCACTCATTGGGAAAGGCGGCTCCAAGATCAAAGAGATCAGGGATGTCACAGGAGCCAATATAcaggtatattatatacatgaaGAAAAGTGACATTAAACTGTGTGTAGTAGATTTTTCTCTCTGTTTTGGCTAATTCCAAATCTATCCATGGACTAGTTATCGATGATAGGAAAAGGCTGTTTTAAGATCAAGGAGATTAGGGATGTTACTGGCACCGATACAAAGGATTTGTCACACTTATTGTTGAGAGGCTGGACCTGGCAAAAGGTTAAGTCTAGGGTACCCAAAGCCGACGCCCGCCCAGGCTAATACAGGCTGTTACAAATTTGAAGGGCTGATCTGTAGACTCACGACATCCACAGAAAGAGATGGAACAATCCTACTCTACTAGAACACTCGACTagcgaaaaatatttaaagcatACGGTTTTGGGCATGATAGCGATAAGTTATAATTTCGCTCAATTACCATCGACAAAGATTATCACATCGgccaataaatttacaaactgtACATTCGTCGACAGGTCGCGAGCGAAATGCTGCCAAATTCTACGGAACGCGCGGTGACGATCAGCGGGACCTGCGACGCCATCACACAATGCATTTACCACATCTGCTGCGTCATGTTAGAGGTGAGATTATTGTAACAGGTGTTTTTTGCCTTGAAGGGAATATTGGGGATCTATTCTTGGTATGTCTGACCTACAACTAAATCGAATGTTGCGGGTTATCCCTAGAGATATGAAATGTATAAAGCAAAtagtttttcaataataagttTGAGTCTGATTTTCAACTGCCATTGACTTTTTAACTGTTGGCAAAGTTGTAATAGTCGGCAGCTCTcacataaataagaatttaaaatttttaatgcaaatttgagattattttaaaacaaggaGGCGGCTGAAGAAGATAGTTAAGTAGGTAAACTATTGGTAGTTTGACTATTCAAAAATCTATTTTCCTAAAACAAATTGCTATTTTCGTgttattaatgaatttatacctatttctatatattcaaaaatataattgtctTTCCAGAGCCCACCAAAAGGAGCCACCATCCCATACAGGCCGAAGCCGACGGTGGCGGGCCCCGTGATCCTCGCCGGGGGACAAGCCTACACCATCCAGGGCAACTACGCGGTACCGGCGCAAGACGtgagtttttatttacttgttgAAATTTTACAGCGTATCAGATGTTTttctaggtaggtatatacgaGTACCTATATCAATTGTTATTTACATGGAGTGTTGTATGGAGCGTTTTCggtatcaaaagaaaaaaaaatagttaatacAAGATGTGAGAAGTAACAGTACCTACTGCCACGTCGATAAGTCGCCTCGGCAATATTCGAAGGCGCAGAATAGCGCAACCCACCGCCGATTCAAACCGAATGAAAACTCAATGAAATAACGACCTTATTTTATGGGCATTAAACTTCaaattctaaaacaaaatttctcgTGATATCTAACTAATATAGGAGAATAATGGCGCTCTCTGATCGGCTCAACTgctcaaatattttcgcaCATAGTAGACTTCAGCACAGGTACAACTTTTAAAAGTGGTAATACTGTATGAGTGTTGAAATACACAGTGtctttataaaactatatacaaacaaaattccATGGGAAAAAATGGTCTTGAGATGCAAGCATTGGTCATAAAATAATC
This genomic window contains:
- the LOC106134727 gene encoding poly(rC)-binding protein 3 isoform X4, with amino-acid sequence MELEKAPNLHEEDSKVTLTIRLIMQGKEVGSIIGKKGEIVKRFREESGAKINISDGSCPERIVTVTGNTNAIFKAFTLICKKFEEWCSQFNEGGGGGSRAPITLRLIVPASQCGSLIGKGGSKIKEIRDVTGANIQVASEMLPNSTERAVTISGTCDAITQCIYHICCVMLESPPKGATIPYRPKPTVAGPVILAGGQAYTIQGNYAVPAQDMGGLAKSPLAGLAALGLGGLGPANSGGLNPAALAALAGSQLRTSSATRNQPTTNQQSHEMTVPNELIGCIIGKGGTKIAEIRQISGAMIRISNCEEREGGSTDRTITISGNPDSVALAQYLINMRITMETAGLQLPGYHYIAPNHIVKAPIH